In Bacillus sp. FJAT-45037, the following are encoded in one genomic region:
- a CDS encoding TIGR04086 family membrane protein yields MAYRNVFPAVFLGLGGVLLIALSFSLMTSLFLTFTSYTEESIGWLITTVAFLALFIGGFMAGTKAKSKGMMVGALTALLFSLVTFLVQFLGYNEAFTNGQYMFHGLYLLVAAIGGIIGVNLSSQSEK; encoded by the coding sequence TTGGCTTATCGCAATGTTTTTCCAGCTGTCTTTTTAGGATTAGGCGGAGTTTTACTCATTGCCCTATCCTTCAGCCTCATGACATCATTATTTCTAACGTTTACCTCGTACACAGAGGAATCGATCGGTTGGCTCATCACAACCGTCGCCTTTCTCGCCCTGTTCATTGGTGGATTCATGGCAGGAACAAAAGCAAAATCAAAAGGTATGATGGTCGGTGCCCTCACAGCTTTGCTCTTTTCCCTCGTCACTTTTTTGGTTCAATTCTTAGGGTATAACGAAGCTTTCACTAATGGACAATATATGTTCCATGGTTTGTACCTACTCGTTGCAGCTATAGGCGGGATCATCGGCGTCAATCTTTCAAGTCAATCAGAAAAGTAA
- a CDS encoding ArsB/NhaD family transporter has product MAVTFALTIFMISYFFIMTEKLNRAVIACLGGVLMLVFGVYQIEAAFLQHIDWHTITLLLSMMILVSITSQSGFFEYVAVSMAKWVEGRPIPLLIVISTLTAVGSAFLNNVTTVLLIVPIIFTLTSLLKLNAVPFLLSIVMASNIGGTATLIGDPPNLMIGQAVSHLNFNDFLIHLSPVVIVIFILVMIGLVFYYRNQLAVKPEHQMRLKGLNPREFIKDRTLLIKSVTILCATTLSFIFQPLLGIELTSIAMVGALLLMLITQDELDVEEVFKSVEWVTLFFFIGLFMLVGGLKEVGIIDEFAKAIIYYTDGDLPKTALFILWGSGILSGFVDNIPFVAAMIPVILEFQEYGMTNLDPLWWALALGACLGGNATIIGATANVIVAGMALKAKQPFSYLEFLKVGLPIAFISFIISSVYIYFRYLIYF; this is encoded by the coding sequence ATGGCAGTAACCTTTGCGTTAACCATTTTTATGATCAGTTACTTCTTTATCATGACAGAGAAGCTTAATCGTGCCGTCATTGCTTGCTTGGGCGGTGTGCTCATGCTTGTGTTCGGTGTGTATCAAATAGAAGCGGCCTTTTTGCAACATATTGACTGGCATACGATTACGTTATTGCTGTCAATGATGATCCTTGTCTCAATTACTAGTCAGAGTGGCTTTTTTGAGTACGTGGCGGTGTCAATGGCAAAGTGGGTGGAAGGTCGACCGATTCCGTTATTGATTGTGATTTCGACACTGACAGCAGTAGGGTCAGCTTTTTTAAACAATGTCACGACTGTGCTTCTGATTGTGCCGATCATCTTCACGCTGACTTCTTTGTTAAAGTTAAATGCAGTTCCTTTTCTTTTATCGATTGTGATGGCTTCAAACATTGGTGGGACAGCGACACTTATCGGAGATCCTCCCAATTTAATGATTGGTCAGGCAGTAAGTCATCTGAATTTCAATGATTTTCTTATTCATTTAAGCCCAGTTGTTATCGTTATTTTTATATTAGTAATGATTGGTTTAGTATTTTATTATCGTAACCAATTAGCGGTGAAACCGGAGCATCAAATGAGACTAAAAGGACTGAATCCGCGTGAATTTATTAAAGATCGGACCTTATTAATAAAGTCTGTCACGATTCTTTGTGCGACAACACTATCCTTTATTTTCCAACCTTTGCTTGGTATTGAATTGACAAGCATAGCTATGGTGGGGGCATTATTACTGATGCTGATTACCCAAGATGAGTTAGATGTGGAAGAAGTATTCAAGTCCGTCGAATGGGTCACTTTATTTTTCTTTATTGGCCTTTTCATGCTTGTCGGTGGATTAAAAGAAGTGGGCATTATTGATGAATTTGCTAAGGCGATTATATATTATACAGATGGGGATTTGCCAAAAACTGCCTTATTTATATTATGGGGTTCTGGTATATTATCAGGATTCGTTGATAATATACCGTTTGTAGCGGCAATGATTCCTGTTATTTTAGAATTCCAAGAGTATGGGATGACGAATCTTGATCCACTCTGGTGGGCGTTGGCACTTGGTGCGTGTTTAGGTGGAAATGCGACCATTATTGGTGCAACGGCAAATGTGATTGTTGCTGGGATGGCACTGAAAGCAAAACAACCATTCAGTTATCTAGAGTTCCTAAAAGTTGGGCTGCCGATTGCATTCATTTCGTTTATTATATCGAGTGTCTATATTTATTTTAGATACTTAATTTATTTTTAA
- a CDS encoding DUF421 domain-containing protein, whose protein sequence is MDFMTIILRTFLVYVIILLVLRLMGKREIGQLSVLDFVVSIMIAELAVISIENFQGPIIYSLIPIFVLSIIQITFAFISLKSEKLRDFLDGEPSVLIKEGKIDEHEMRKQRYNFDDLLVQLRQNKVAKLSDVEFAILEPSGKLSVIEKAKEPQQKGPNMPLPLILDGKVQEEHLTKINKTPLWLRQEMRKIGYRDIKKISYCAIREDQSFFVDIKDEK, encoded by the coding sequence ATGGATTTTATGACAATCATTTTACGGACATTTTTAGTGTATGTCATTATTCTCCTTGTCTTGCGCTTAATGGGGAAACGTGAAATAGGTCAGTTGTCTGTTCTTGATTTTGTCGTATCGATCATGATTGCTGAACTAGCCGTCATTTCGATTGAGAATTTTCAGGGACCGATAATCTATTCACTTATTCCAATTTTCGTGTTGTCTATCATTCAAATTACCTTTGCATTTATTTCGTTAAAAAGTGAGAAGTTACGTGATTTTCTAGATGGAGAGCCTTCGGTGTTAATTAAAGAGGGGAAAATTGATGAACACGAAATGCGCAAACAACGATACAATTTCGATGATCTTCTTGTGCAGTTGAGGCAAAATAAAGTAGCTAAACTTTCAGATGTTGAGTTTGCCATTCTAGAGCCTTCTGGAAAATTATCGGTTATTGAGAAAGCAAAAGAACCGCAGCAGAAAGGACCGAATATGCCATTGCCTCTTATTTTAGATGGTAAAGTACAGGAGGAGCATCTGACTAAAATCAATAAAACACCTCTTTGGCTAAGACAAGAAATGCGCAAGATTGGGTATCGAGATATTAAAAAAATATCTTATTGTGCGATCCGTGAAGACCAATCCTTTTTTGTGGACATAAAGGATGAGAAATAG
- a CDS encoding dicarboxylate/amino acid:cation symporter: MKLLVKLVIGIVLGIIAGLILPLNFVRAFVTFKEVFGSFIGFIIPFIILFFIASGVAGLGKQSGRLVGSTVGLAYTSTVIAGLLAFVVAVLIIPNVATTNVVTEDAGSLTSYIDLEIEPLMGIVTALVMAFVFGIGVSKTGSEKVKGILDEGKDIIELVITKIIIPFLPLYIAGIFAELAYDGTVFATLSVFAVVLLLVISLHIVWLLIQFSIAGALRGENPIRLLINMLPAYFTAIGTMSSAATIPVTLKAVKSNNVKDNIANFGVPLSATIHLSGSVITIVTCAVAVMYMLPELATPTLSGMFPVILMLGLIMVAAPGVPGGAIMAALGVLTSMLGFTEAALGLMMALYMAQDSFGTATNVTGDGAINLIIDRFSKS; the protein is encoded by the coding sequence ATGAAATTATTAGTGAAGTTAGTGATCGGAATTGTTCTCGGTATTATCGCTGGATTGATTTTACCGCTAAATTTTGTCCGTGCATTTGTCACATTTAAAGAGGTGTTTGGGAGCTTCATTGGATTTATTATTCCATTTATTATTTTATTCTTTATCGCAAGTGGGGTCGCTGGACTAGGGAAGCAGTCGGGTCGTTTGGTTGGAAGTACAGTGGGACTAGCCTATACGTCAACCGTCATTGCAGGCTTACTTGCCTTCGTTGTGGCGGTACTCATTATTCCGAATGTAGCCACAACGAATGTGGTCACAGAGGATGCGGGCAGCTTAACATCTTATATCGACCTTGAAATTGAACCGTTAATGGGTATAGTCACAGCCTTAGTGATGGCCTTTGTTTTTGGAATTGGTGTTTCGAAAACAGGAAGTGAAAAAGTAAAAGGCATTCTTGATGAAGGTAAAGATATCATTGAACTTGTTATTACAAAAATTATTATTCCTTTCTTGCCTTTATACATTGCGGGGATCTTTGCTGAATTGGCTTATGATGGAACGGTGTTTGCAACATTAAGTGTATTTGCTGTCGTTTTGCTTTTGGTCATTTCTTTACACATCGTTTGGTTATTGATTCAATTCTCCATTGCAGGTGCGTTAAGGGGAGAGAATCCGATTCGTTTACTTATTAATATGCTACCGGCATACTTTACAGCTATTGGTACAATGAGTAGTGCGGCGACGATTCCTGTCACTTTAAAAGCAGTGAAGAGCAATAACGTCAAAGACAACATTGCAAACTTCGGAGTACCGTTAAGTGCGACGATTCATTTGTCAGGAAGTGTGATTACGATCGTTACATGTGCAGTGGCTGTGATGTATATGCTTCCAGAACTTGCGACTCCTACTCTATCTGGAATGTTCCCTGTTATTTTGATGCTTGGGTTAATTATGGTGGCTGCACCTGGGGTTCCTGGGGGAGCAATCATGGCTGCATTAGGGGTATTAACATCGATGCTTGGATTTACTGAAGCGGCGCTTGGTCTTATGATGGCGTTATATATGGCGCAAGATAGCTTCGGAACAGCAACGAACGTAACAGGTGATGGGGCGATTAACTTAATTATTGATCGATTCTCAAAATCGTAA
- the spoVB gene encoding stage V sporulation protein B: MSKQTFLKGTFILIIAGLITRFLGFVNKIVVARIMGAEGVGLYMMAVPTLLLVITITQLGLPVAISKLVAEAEAHQDRGRIKRILVVSLAVTGTLSLIFTVAMVVFAPIISKTLLTDARAYYPLIAIAPIVPIVALSSVMRGYFQGRQNMKPTAYSQVIEQIVRITLVAVMTSAFLPMGIEYAAAGAMISVVFGELASLLYMIFMFKTNKRFKIRSGFFHYVKEGKHTFHDLMRIALPTTGSRLIGSLSLFFEPIVIAQSLALAGVATVMATRQYGELAGFVIPLLLLPTFITYSLSVSLVPAISEAAAKKQYKMIHHRLNQALRLALISGGVSVVILYVYAEPIMDLMYNAPTVATYVKVMAPFSIFLYFQGPLQATLQALDLAKAAMMNSLFGAVVKIGAILALATRPELGIMGAALAIVIGFILVTLLHFATVVKTVSFTIDVKLIVKVIFLIGTSTWIGFMCLHHAFLDQSMLTKTLLSIFLTTVFYSILMIFLGLLQRDELNRVPFIGKTIAKLAPKG; the protein is encoded by the coding sequence ATGTCAAAACAAACGTTTCTTAAAGGGACGTTCATTCTCATTATCGCAGGGCTAATCACACGCTTTTTAGGCTTTGTAAATAAAATTGTGGTCGCGCGTATTATGGGAGCTGAAGGGGTAGGTCTCTATATGATGGCTGTCCCGACCTTACTTCTTGTGATCACCATTACCCAACTAGGCCTACCTGTTGCGATCTCCAAGCTCGTTGCTGAAGCTGAAGCCCATCAGGATCGTGGTCGAATTAAACGGATTTTAGTCGTATCTCTCGCTGTTACTGGTACATTAAGTCTCATTTTCACTGTCGCTATGGTTGTCTTCGCTCCCATTATATCAAAAACATTGCTCACAGATGCGAGAGCGTACTATCCTCTCATCGCTATCGCTCCCATTGTCCCGATTGTCGCCTTATCCTCTGTGATGCGCGGCTATTTCCAAGGTCGACAAAACATGAAACCGACAGCTTACTCTCAAGTGATTGAACAAATCGTCCGGATCACGTTGGTTGCTGTAATGACAAGTGCATTCTTACCAATGGGGATTGAGTACGCAGCAGCTGGTGCGATGATCTCCGTTGTGTTCGGGGAACTCGCGTCACTATTGTACATGATCTTTATGTTTAAAACGAATAAACGATTTAAAATCCGTTCGGGTTTCTTTCATTATGTAAAAGAAGGAAAGCATACCTTTCATGATCTCATGCGGATTGCTCTTCCTACAACCGGAAGTCGGTTGATCGGTTCCCTTTCTTTATTTTTTGAACCAATCGTTATCGCACAAAGTTTAGCTCTAGCAGGAGTAGCTACGGTGATGGCTACGAGACAATACGGCGAGCTGGCAGGCTTTGTAATTCCTCTTCTTCTTTTACCGACTTTTATCACATACTCTCTATCCGTCTCGCTCGTTCCAGCTATTAGCGAGGCAGCAGCGAAAAAACAATACAAAATGATTCACCACAGATTAAATCAGGCCCTACGGCTCGCGCTCATCTCTGGTGGAGTGTCTGTTGTTATTTTATATGTTTATGCCGAACCAATTATGGATCTGATGTACAACGCACCGACTGTTGCGACCTATGTGAAAGTGATGGCTCCATTTAGTATCTTCCTGTACTTCCAAGGCCCTCTTCAAGCAACATTACAAGCTCTTGACCTTGCAAAAGCGGCGATGATGAACAGTTTATTTGGAGCGGTTGTCAAAATAGGAGCGATCCTTGCCTTAGCCACAAGACCAGAGCTAGGGATTATGGGAGCTGCCCTGGCTATTGTGATTGGATTCATTTTAGTCACCTTGCTACATTTTGCGACCGTTGTAAAAACCGTCAGCTTCACAATTGATGTCAAACTGATTGTCAAAGTAATCTTTTTAATTGGAACATCAACATGGATCGGCTTTATGTGCTTACATCATGCCTTTTTAGATCAATCGATGCTAACGAAAACCTTGCTAAGTATCTTTTTAACTACTGTGTTCTATAGTATTCTGATGATCTTTTTAGGTCTTTTACAACGTGACGAATTAAACCGCGTTCCATTCATCGGTAAGACGATCGCCAAGCTTGCCCCAAAAGGATAA
- a CDS encoding COG2426 family protein, with amino-acid sequence MKETIQNFMVETFGFLPPELLVVLVSAMPILELRGGIPLAATLGLSFGEALFYGILGNLLPIIPILILFRPISKWMLRFPLYKRFYDWLYSRTLKKSDKVEKFGAIGLILFTAVPLPTTGAYSASLAAILFFVPFRSAFLAIATGVVIAGVGVATVMYAIF; translated from the coding sequence GTGAAAGAAACAATTCAAAATTTTATGGTTGAAACATTTGGGTTTTTACCCCCTGAATTATTAGTCGTCCTTGTGTCTGCGATGCCGATTCTTGAATTACGTGGAGGGATTCCACTTGCGGCGACGCTCGGGCTATCATTTGGCGAGGCATTATTTTACGGGATACTAGGAAATTTATTGCCGATTATTCCGATTCTCATCCTCTTCCGTCCGATTAGTAAATGGATGTTGCGTTTTCCTCTCTACAAACGCTTTTATGATTGGCTATATAGTCGTACATTGAAAAAGAGTGATAAGGTTGAGAAGTTCGGTGCGATTGGTCTGATCTTATTCACAGCGGTACCCCTTCCGACTACAGGGGCTTATTCTGCTAGTTTGGCAGCGATTTTATTTTTCGTGCCATTCCGCTCTGCTTTTCTAGCGATTGCAACAGGCGTTGTCATTGCTGGAGTCGGGGTAGCAACGGTGATGTACGCGATTTTCTAA
- a CDS encoding post-transcriptional regulator: MEKQQFESWKEDVMPAIVTKVEEFHFLGYGRVTTDEVWNCVMDRLRKQTEFMRLHAFVQVILTLKIQDYMTWLTKQSYQSGTDWFKDNESIL; the protein is encoded by the coding sequence ATGGAAAAACAACAGTTTGAAAGCTGGAAAGAAGATGTTATGCCTGCGATTGTGACGAAAGTAGAAGAATTTCATTTTTTAGGCTACGGACGAGTGACGACTGATGAAGTCTGGAATTGCGTTATGGATCGTTTACGGAAGCAAACAGAATTTATGCGTCTTCATGCTTTTGTTCAAGTTATTCTCACATTGAAAATTCAAGATTATATGACGTGGTTAACGAAGCAAAGTTACCAATCAGGCACCGATTGGTTTAAAGATAACGAGTCGATTTTATAA
- the secD gene encoding protein translocase subunit SecD, producing MVKKGRIIAFFLIVLMFGALISQTVMGITKEIKLGLDLQGGFEILYQVNPANEGDVIDQTALSATVSALNQRVNVLGVSEPNIQIEGDDRIRVQLAGVDDQQTARDLLSTEANLTFRDVNDVVLLDGSDLQQNGARSSFKDQTNEPIVTLTLNDGGLFGDITRDISSRPPGENLLVIWLDFEEGVDSYAAEMMSEDPKFLSAPSVREPIPSRDVMIDGSFTVEETRFIAEVLNAGSLPVQLEEMYSNSVGASLGEQAMEKTIYAGFIGIALIFIYMLIYYRFMGAIAVVTLSMYIYLVLVIFNWMNAILTLPGIAALILGVGMAVDANIITYERIKEEIRSGKSIMSAFKSGSRRSLSTILDANITTILAAGVLFAYGTSSVQGFAVMLIVSILTSFLTAVFGTRLLLGFWVNSRALNKKPRLFGVKEGEIDEL from the coding sequence ATGGTGAAAAAGGGCCGTATTATCGCTTTTTTCCTGATCGTACTCATGTTTGGAGCACTAATTAGCCAGACGGTCATGGGAATTACGAAGGAAATTAAGTTAGGACTAGACCTTCAAGGTGGATTTGAGATTTTGTATCAAGTCAACCCAGCTAATGAAGGAGATGTGATTGACCAAACCGCGCTCAGTGCAACAGTAAGTGCGCTTAATCAACGTGTAAATGTTCTCGGTGTATCAGAGCCGAATATCCAAATTGAAGGGGATGACAGAATTCGTGTGCAACTCGCTGGTGTGGATGACCAACAGACTGCACGTGACTTACTTTCAACCGAAGCAAATTTAACATTCCGTGATGTAAATGATGTAGTGTTACTTGATGGAAGTGATTTGCAACAAAACGGGGCACGGTCTTCATTTAAAGATCAAACGAATGAACCAATCGTGACATTAACGCTTAATGATGGTGGTTTATTTGGTGACATTACAAGAGACATTTCAAGCCGTCCGCCAGGTGAAAACTTACTTGTTATTTGGCTTGATTTTGAAGAGGGTGTCGATTCATACGCAGCAGAAATGATGAGCGAAGATCCTAAATTCTTATCTGCACCTTCTGTTCGTGAACCAATTCCTTCGCGTGATGTGATGATTGATGGAAGCTTCACGGTTGAAGAAACACGTTTTATTGCAGAAGTTTTAAATGCAGGTAGTTTACCTGTTCAATTAGAAGAAATGTACTCTAATTCAGTAGGAGCTTCTCTTGGTGAGCAAGCGATGGAAAAAACGATTTATGCTGGCTTTATTGGTATCGCGTTGATTTTCATTTATATGCTTATTTATTACAGATTTATGGGTGCTATTGCTGTGGTGACGTTAAGCATGTACATCTACCTTGTGTTAGTCATCTTTAACTGGATGAATGCGATTCTAACCCTACCTGGTATCGCCGCATTAATTTTAGGGGTCGGTATGGCTGTTGATGCTAATATCATCACTTACGAACGAATTAAAGAAGAAATTCGTTCAGGTAAGTCAATCATGTCTGCATTTAAATCAGGAAGCAGACGTTCATTATCAACCATTTTAGATGCAAATATTACGACGATTCTAGCAGCGGGTGTGCTTTTTGCTTACGGGACAAGCTCTGTGCAAGGGTTTGCTGTTATGTTAATCGTCAGTATATTAACAAGCTTTTTAACAGCGGTATTTGGGACACGTCTTCTTCTCGGTTTCTGGGTGAATAGCCGTGCTCTAAACAAAAAACCTCGACTGTTTGGTGTGAAAGAAGGTGAAATCGATGAGCTTTAA
- the secF gene encoding protein translocase subunit SecF: MSFNFYNREIDFVSQRKKFFVFSLASMLIGVILLLTMGLNLGIDFKSGSQVEILADTSLTAEQVEEEFAQIGSGYTPDDITLGGDNNELATARFIGVLDAGEIAEIQSYFAERFGADPNIGTVSPTVGQELARNALISVLIASVGIIIYVTIRFEFLYGVAAIVALLHDAFFIIAVFSLLQIQVNVPFIAAVLTIVGYSINDTIVTFDRIRENMKLAKRVKDFNDLASIVNKSLTQTLARSMNTVLTVVFAAAALFIFGGEAIRSFALALLIGLVAGTYSSMFLASQLWLIWKAKQLKKRKFQSEPKSEEEPTV, translated from the coding sequence ATGAGCTTTAATTTTTATAACCGCGAGATTGATTTTGTCAGTCAACGTAAGAAGTTCTTCGTATTCTCGCTTGCCTCCATGCTCATTGGAGTGATCCTTTTACTTACCATGGGTCTAAACTTAGGGATTGACTTTAAGAGTGGATCTCAAGTTGAAATTCTAGCAGATACCTCGTTAACAGCAGAACAAGTCGAAGAGGAATTTGCACAAATTGGTTCAGGATACACACCTGATGATATTACATTAGGAGGGGACAATAATGAACTTGCAACCGCGAGATTTATTGGTGTCTTAGATGCAGGCGAAATCGCGGAGATTCAGTCGTACTTCGCCGAGCGTTTCGGAGCTGATCCGAATATTGGAACCGTATCGCCGACAGTAGGACAAGAGCTTGCTCGAAATGCTTTGATTTCTGTGTTGATTGCATCGGTCGGTATTATCATTTATGTGACGATTCGATTCGAGTTTTTATATGGTGTAGCAGCAATTGTTGCCTTGCTTCACGATGCATTCTTTATTATTGCGGTGTTCAGCTTGCTACAAATACAAGTGAATGTGCCATTTATTGCGGCCGTCTTAACCATTGTCGGTTATTCGATAAATGATACGATCGTTACTTTCGACCGCATTCGAGAAAACATGAAATTAGCAAAGCGTGTTAAAGATTTTAACGACTTAGCGAGTATCGTTAACAAAAGCTTAACGCAAACATTAGCTCGTTCCATGAATACGGTGCTAACGGTTGTGTTTGCTGCTGCTGCTCTTTTCATTTTCGGTGGAGAAGCCATTCGATCGTTTGCTTTAGCGCTCTTAATCGGACTCGTTGCCGGAACATATTCATCGATGTTCTTGGCATCACAACTATGGTTAATTTGGAAAGCGAAGCAATTAAAGAAGCGTAAATTCCAAAGTGAGCCTAAGTCAGAAGAAGAACCAACTGTCTAA
- a CDS encoding cation diffusion facilitator family transporter, with product MEEADIRYKKIRFAAWVGIIGNIILAIVKAVIGFMANSRALIADAAHSASDVVGSVVVLIGVRAAKMPPDEDHPYGHGKAESVAAIIVSVLLLLVSFEIALSAVKSFFEPVVVPKMIAIYAVVFSIVTKELMFRYKYELGKKYNSEALMTDAWHHRSDVFSSMAALVGIGAAIIGGMMGISWLVYGDALASAFVAVLIGKMAWSLGKQSIHNALDHVLHHEDTVEMKQAAAGVEGVLNVDEFFAREHGHYVIIDIKIGVDPMITVEEGHSIGKNVKLRLLEEKNVQDVLVHINPYRAKQK from the coding sequence ATGGAAGAAGCTGATATTCGTTATAAGAAAATACGTTTTGCTGCTTGGGTCGGAATTATAGGAAACATCATTCTGGCTATTGTAAAAGCGGTGATTGGTTTTATGGCAAATAGCCGAGCCTTAATAGCTGATGCTGCTCACTCCGCATCAGATGTTGTCGGATCGGTTGTTGTGTTAATTGGAGTACGTGCCGCGAAGATGCCACCAGATGAAGATCATCCATATGGTCACGGAAAAGCAGAGTCGGTGGCAGCGATCATTGTTTCTGTGTTACTACTTCTTGTTAGTTTTGAAATTGCTCTTAGTGCAGTGAAGTCATTTTTTGAACCTGTTGTCGTACCGAAGATGATCGCTATTTATGCCGTTGTATTTTCCATTGTGACAAAAGAATTAATGTTTCGATACAAGTATGAATTGGGAAAAAAATATAATAGTGAGGCGTTAATGACGGATGCTTGGCATCATCGCTCGGATGTCTTTTCTTCTATGGCTGCTCTTGTGGGGATTGGGGCAGCAATTATTGGAGGAATGATGGGGATTTCTTGGCTCGTTTACGGAGATGCGCTTGCGAGTGCTTTTGTTGCTGTATTAATTGGGAAGATGGCGTGGAGTCTCGGGAAACAATCAATTCACAATGCACTTGATCATGTTCTGCATCACGAAGATACAGTCGAGATGAAACAAGCAGCAGCTGGGGTTGAAGGAGTATTAAACGTTGATGAATTTTTTGCGAGAGAACATGGACATTACGTCATCATCGATATTAAGATTGGTGTCGATCCAATGATTACTGTGGAGGAAGGCCACTCCATTGGTAAAAATGTTAAGCTTCGTTTGTTAGAAGAGAAGAATGTTCAGGATGTACTCGTTCATATAAATCCATATAGGGCGAAACAAAAATAA
- a CDS encoding LapA family protein, with translation MRGQWNIILGLLVAIIIAIFAVINVDSVRVNYLFGVSEWPLILVILVSVFMGAIAAGALGMMKIYGLQAEIKKLKTLKNHQDSSKTPEQDVNTEATHEAAATTVDASEEKTK, from the coding sequence ATGAGGGGACAATGGAATATTATCTTGGGATTATTGGTCGCAATCATCATTGCAATCTTTGCGGTCATAAACGTTGACTCAGTTCGTGTGAATTACTTGTTTGGTGTGTCAGAGTGGCCGTTAATTCTTGTCATTCTTGTGTCAGTGTTTATGGGAGCCATCGCTGCAGGTGCGTTGGGGATGATGAAAATTTACGGACTGCAAGCAGAGATCAAAAAACTTAAGACGTTAAAAAATCATCAAGATTCATCAAAAACGCCAGAACAAGATGTCAACACAGAAGCTACACATGAGGCGGCTGCAACAACAGTAGATGCCAGTGAAGAAAAAACAAAATAA